The following are encoded together in the Jaculus jaculus isolate mJacJac1 chromosome 3, mJacJac1.mat.Y.cur, whole genome shotgun sequence genome:
- the Msantd4 gene encoding myb/SANT-like DNA-binding domain-containing protein 4: MKQLKRKRKSNFSVQETQTLLKEITKRKEVIFSKQLNTTINVMKRMAWEEIAQCVNAVGEGEQRTGTEVKRRYLDWRALMKRKRMKANMKLVGSGFPLPTSDLDDSLTEEIDEKIAFRNDTNFDWQNVADFRDAGGSLTEVKVEEEERDPQSPEFEIEEEEEILSSVIPDSRRENELPDFPHIDEFFTLNSTPSRSAYDEPHLLVNIEKQKLELEKRRLDIEAERLQVEKERLQIEKERLRHLDLEHERLQLEKERLQIEREKWRLQLVSSEKPALENELGPGEKAMLQPQDIEAEKLKLERERLQLEKDRLQFLKFESEKLQIEKERLQVEKERLRIQKEGHLQ, encoded by the exons atgaagcagttgaaaagaaaaaggaaaagcaatttTAGTGTTCAAGAAACTCAGACCCTTTTGAAAGAAATTACCAAAAGGAAAGAAGTCATTTTCTCCAAACAGCTCAACACAACGATAAATGTGATGAAGCGGATGGCTTGGGAGGAGATTGCACAGTGTGTGAATGCTGTGGGAGAAGGAGAACAGAGGACGGGGACGGAAGTGAAGAGGAGGTACCTCGACTGGAGAGCACTCatgaagagaaagaggatgaaggCAAACATGAAGCTGGTGGGCTCGGGGTTTCCCCTCCCCACGTCAGATTTGGATGACTCTCTCACTGAAGAGATCGATGAAAAGATTGCATTCCGAAATGATACAAATTTTGACTGGCAGAATGTGGCAGATTTCCGGGATGCAGGAGGATCCCTGACAGAGGTtaaagtggaagaggaagaaagggacccCCAGAGCCCTGAA TTTGAgattgaggaggaggaggagatcctGTCGTCTGTCATACCAGATTCCCGGAGGGAAAATGAGCTTCCCGACTTCCCCCACATCGACGAGTTTTTCACCCTGAACTCGACACCATCTAGATCTGCATATGATGAGCCCCATTTGCTTGTCAACATAGAGAAACAGAAACTCGAGCTGGAGAAGCGACGGCTGGATATCGAGGCGGAAAGGCTGCAGGTGGAGAAAGAGCGGCTGCAGATTGAGAAGGAGCGGCTGCGCCATCTAGACCTGGAGCACGAGCGGCTGCAGCTGGAGAAGGAGCGGctacagatagagagggagaagtgGAGGCTGCAGCTGGTCAGCTCCGAGAAACCGGCTCTGGAGAATGAACTTGGCCCAGGGGAAAAGGCCATGCTCCAGCCACAGGACATAGAAGCAGAGAAGTTGAAACTGGAGCGGGAACGCTTGCAGCTGGAGAAGGATAGGCTCCAGTTCTTGAAGTTTGAATCTGAGAAGCTGCAGATTGAAAAGGAGCGACTacaggtggagaaagagagactCCGAATTCAGAAGGAAGGACACTTGCAGTGA